The Streptomyces hundungensis genome contains the following window.
CATAGTGGGAACACGACGGGTAGTACCGGCAGACGGGCCCCAGAAGTGGGCTGATCGTCCACTGGTACAGCTTGATCAGGGCCAGCAGCGGGTACTTCATCGCGCGCCCCCTCCCAGCAGCCGCGCGAGGGCGGCGTCCAGGTCTCGGGCCAGCTGTGCATGGTCGGCATCGCCCGCACCGGGCAATGCCCGTACGACCACAAGGCTACCGGGGGGCAACTGGGACAGCCGTTCGCGCATGAGGTGGCGAAGCCTGCGCTTCACCAGGTTGCGGACGACTGCCACGCCGACGGCCTTGCTGACAACGAAACCCGCACGCGTCGGGGGAGCGCTCTCCCCAGGCGCGTGCGGGTCCGTTGTACCGCTGCGTAGATGGACGACGAGGAGCGGGCGGCCGGCCCGGCGTCCTCGGCGTACCGCGGTCGCGAAGTCCTCGCGCCGCCTCAGCCGATTCTCGGTAGGCAGCACGTCATGACCTGTCGGCTATTACGCGGACAGGCTCGCGCGACCCTTGCCACGGCGGTTCGCGAGAATCGCGCGGCCGGCACGGGTACGCATCCGCAGGCGGAAGCCGTGGGTCTTGGCGCGGCGACGGTTGTTCGGCTGGAAGGTGCGCTTGCTCACTCGGGGGCTCCAGAAATGATTCGTTGGCGGCGGGACATCGCCTGGCTGTCACCGTGCGCCCACGAGTAGCTCGCGTATACGCCCGTGTGCACCGCTTCACGACCACAGATCGTGATCTTTGCCCATCGGAGGCAGGCGGCAGCAGCCATCGACAACTCGACCTGGTTACGGTACGCGCGGCTACGCCATCCGGTCAAACCGGCCTCTCCCAGGGGCCCGGTATGCACAGGCTGTGGACAACAACTTGAACCACGTCAGTGGGCCCGACTACCGTGGCCGAACTCCCGAACTTTTCCCCATCTGTCCTTGCCTGTCTGTCTGAGCCATCCCATCCCGTCCCGAGAACCACACATTCGTGGGACCAGCGAGAGAGCGTGCCCTGTGGCTGACGTACCTGCCGATCTTGCCGCAGTGTGGCCACGAGTGCTGGAGCATCTCCTCGGAGAGGGGCAGCAGGGCATCGAGCCCAAGGACAAGCAGTGGATCGAGCGCTGCCAGCCGCTCGCCCTGGTCGCCGACACCGCACTGCTCGCCGTTCCCAACGAATGGGGCAAGCGCGTCCTCGAGGGCCGGCTCGCCCCGCTGATCAGCGAGACCCTCAGCCGGGAGTGCGGTCGCACCATCCGGATCGCGATCACCGTCGACGACTCGGTGGGCGACTCCGCGCCGCCCGCCCCGCAGCAGCCCTCCGGCCAGCAGCGCTACCAGGAAGACCCATACGGCCGGCCCGCCGACGACGGCCTGCCGACCGTGCGCCCCGCCTACCCCGGCGAGTACCAGCAGCGTCCTGAGCCCGGTTCCTGGCCGCGCTCCCAGGAGGACCTCTGGCAGCAGCCGCGCCTCGGCGGCTTCCAGGACCGCGATTCCTCGAACGACCAGTGGCGCGAGCCCTACGGCGGCTCCCGCCCCCAGCAGCCCCAGCACGATTACCGCTCGCCGCAGCTGCCCGACCGCGGCCAGTACGACCAGGACCACGGCCAGTACGACCAGGGCCGGGGCGGCTATGAGCAGCCCAAGCCCCAGCCGTACGAGCAGCAGCGCCACGAGCAGCGGTCCGAGCGGCGCGAGCTGCCGGACGGGCAGCCCCCGCAGCGCGGCGGTTCCGGGCATCTCGCGCCGTCCCCGTCGGGCGGGGCCCCCGCGAAGGGCGGCCCGGGCGAGCCGCACGCACGGCTGAACCCGAAGTACCTCTTCGACACCTTCGTCATCGGCTCCTCGAACCGGTTCGCGCACGCCGCGGCCGTCGCGGTGGCCGAGGCGCCGGCGAAGGCGTACAACCCCCTGTTCATCTATGGGGAGTCGGGGCTCGGCAAGACGCACCTGTTGCACGCGATCGGGCACTACGCGCGCAGCCTGTACCCCGGCACGCGGGTGCGCTACGTGAGCTCCGAGGAGTTCACCAACGAGTTCATCAACTCGATCCGCGACGGCAAGGGCGACACCTTCCGCAAGCGGTACCGCGATGTCGACATCCTCCTGGTCGACGACATCCAGTTCCTGGCGAGCAAGGAGTCGACGCAGGAGGAGTTCTTCCACACCTTCAACACGCTCCACAACGCCAACAAGCAGATCGTGCTGTCCTCGGACCGGCCGCCCAAGCAGCTGATGACCCTGGAGGACCGGCTGCGCAACCGCTTCGAGTGGGGCCTGACCACCGATGTGCAGCCGCCCGAGCTGGAGACGCGTATCGCGATCCTCCGTAAGAAGGCGGTGCAGGAGCAGCTCAACGCCCCGCCGGAGGTGCTCGAGTTCATCGCGTCCCGGATCTCGCGCAACATCCGTGAGCTGGAGGGCGCGCTGATCCGGGTCACGGCGTTCGCCTCGCTGAACCGGCAGCCGGTGGATCTCGGGCTCACCGAGATCGTGCTGAAGGACCTGATCCCCGGCGGCGAGGACTCGGCTCCCGAGATCACCGCGAGTGCCATCATGGCGGCGACCGCCGACTACTTCGGGCTGACGGTGGAGGACCTCTGCGGATCCTCGCGCAGCCGGGTCCTGGTGACGGCCCGCCAGATCGCCATGTATCTGTGCCGCGAGCTGACCGATCTCTCGCTGCCCAAGATCGGGGCGCAGTTCGGCGGCCGCGACCACACGACCGTGATGCACGCCGACCGCAAGATCCGGGCCCTGATGGCGGAGCGTCGCTCCATCTACAACCAGGTCACCGAGCTCACCAACCGCATCAAGAACGGCTGACGCGGCCGGCACGGACGCCTCCGAGGGCGCCCGGGGATCCCCTCCCCGGGCGCCCTTCGGCGTTCCCGGCCCCCTCTGGAACACGCTCAGAAGCCTCCGAGAGGGCTCCCGGACGGCGTCGCGAGCGCTCCCGGACGCCTCCGAGGGGCTCCAAAATCCGCGCGTACGCCCCGGAAGGAAGCGTGTGTACGACCCCGACGGAGCCGCCGGTGTTCGAATACCGGCTGGTCAGAGGGGGTTCTCCACAGATCAGGGGACTTTTCTCCGTCCACACCCTGGGGACTGGGAAGTTGTCCAGATTGCTTCCACAGGCACGGCGGCTGATACTCCATCACCCCAGGTCAACCGCCTGTGGATTTGTGGGCAGAGCCGCTCCACAGCTTGTGGACGAATCCTCTGTCCACAGCCTGTGGGCAAAGTTTTCCACCGACGGCCCACAGGCTGCGATCCGTTGTCCCCAGCTTCTCCACAGAGCTGTCCACTGTTCGGCAACGAAACACCCGGAACCACCGGACCGAGTGAAAGCCGTCACACCAAGGAGACGGGTTGGGCTGTGGGGAACCGGGGTAAAGCTGGGGACAGCGCTGGGGAGAACTACCCCTGTCCTGTGCACGGGATGTGCAGAACTTTCGGGCGTCCACAGAAACCCCGAGTTGTCCACCGGCTCCACCCACAGGGGCAGTGGATAAAAAAGCGGGTGTGACCTGCGAAAACGGGGTTATCCACGGTTTCCACAGCCCCTACTACTACTCCCACTTAGAGTTAGCTAGGAATCCGTTTGGAAGTGGGGCCTGTGCACAACTGGCCGCCGGAGCTCCCGCCGCCGCTCGACGCGACTTGACCGCGACGCGCACCGACTGTCAGCGGCGTACGTCAGACTGGTCCCCGGCGATACAGCCGACGACGAAAGCCAGCAGGGCGAGCCAGCAACAGCAGGAGGCGGTTCCGGTGAAGATCCGGGTGGAGCGCGATGTACTCGCGGAGGCGGTGGCCTGGGTGGCCCGCAGCCTCCCGGCCCGTCCGCCCGCGCCCGTACTCGCGGGCCTTCTTCTGAAGGCGGAGGACGGCGCGCTCAGCTTCTCCAGCTTCGACTACGAGGTCTCGGCGCGGGTCTCGGTCGACGCCGAGGTCGACGAGGACGGCACGGTGCTCGTCTCCGGCCGCCTCCTCGCCGACATCTGCCGCGCCCTGCCCAACCGGCCGGTGGAGATTTCCACAGACGGTGTACGGGCGACCGTGGTCTGCGGCTCCTCCCGCTTCACCCTCCACACCCTGCCGGTGGAGGAGTACCCGGCCCTGCCGCAGATGCCGACCGCCACGGGCACCGTTCCCGGTGAGGTCTTCGCCTCGGCCGCCGCCCAGGTGGCCATCGCGGCCGGCCGGGACGACACGCTGCCCGTCCTGACCGGTGTGCGCATCGAGATCGAGGGCGACAGGGTCACCCTTGCCTCCACCGACCGTTACCGCTTCGCGGTCCGCGAGTTCCTGTGGAAGCCGGAGAACCCGGACGCCTCGGCGGTCGCCCTGGTGCCCGCCAAGACGCTCCTGGACACCGCCAAGGCGCTCACGAGCGGCGACACGGTCACCCTGGCGCTTTCCGGCTCCGGCGCCGGTGAGGGCCTGATCGGCTTCGAGGGCGCGGGCCGCCGTACGACGACCCGGCTGCTCGAGGGCGACCTGCCGAAGTACCGGACCCTGTTCCCCACCGAGTTCAACTCGGTCGCGGTGATCGAGACCGCTCCGTTCGTCGAGGCCGTCAAGCGCGTGTCCCTGGTGGCCGAGCGCAACACCCCGGTGCGGCTCAGCTTCGAGCAGGGCGTCCTCATCCTGGAGGCCGGTTCCAGCGACGACGCACAGGCTGTGGAAAGGGTCGACGCCAGCCTGGAGGGCGACGACATCTCGATCGCCTTCAACCCGACCTTCCTGCTCGACGGCCTGAGCGCGATCGACTCGCCGGTCGCCCAGCTCGCCTTCACCACCTCGACCAAGCCGGCGCTGCTGAGCGGCAAGCCCGCGCTGGACGCCGAGGCGGACGACGCGTACAAGTACCTGATCATGCCGGTGCGTCTCTCCGGCTGAGCGGCTTGAATCCGTACGCCCCGGGCACCCGGGGCGTACGTCTGAGCGGCTGACCCCGCAGGTGTGTACCAGGGCCCCGGCGTAGGCTCGGACGCGGGTACGAAACGCCTCAACGTCAAAGGATTCTGTGATGGAGCTCGGTCTCGTCGGCCTCGGCAAGATGGGCGGCAACATGCGCGAGCGCATCCGCCGCGCAGGCCACACCGTCATCGGTTACGACCGCAACCCGGACGTCGCTGATGTCCACAGCCTCAAGGAGCTTGTGGACAGCCTCAAGGGCCCCCGCGTCGTGTGGGTGATGGTCCCGGCGGGCGCCGCGACGCAGTCCACCATCGACGAGCTCGGCGAGCTCCTGTCGCCCGGCGACATCGTCGTGGACGGCGGCAACTCCCGCTGGACGGACGACGAGAAGCACGCCGTCGAGCTGGGCCTCAAGGACATCGGCTTCGTCGACTGCGGCGTCTCCGGTGGTGTCTGGGGCCTCGAGAACGGCTACGCCCTGATGTACGGCGGCGACGCCGAGAACGTCGCGAAGGTCCAGCCGATCTTCGACGCGCTCAAGCCCGAGGGCGACTTCGGCGCGGTCCACGCGGGCAAGGTCGGCTCCGGCCACTTCTCGAAGATGGTCCACAACGGCATCGAGTACGCCATGATGCAGGCCTACGCCGAGGGCTGGGAGCTCCTGGAGAAGGTCGACTCGGTCACCGACGTCCGCGAGGTGTTCCGCAGCTGGCAGGAGGGCACGGTCATCCGTTCCTGGCTGCTCGACCTCGCGGTCAACGCCCTCGACGACGACGAGCACCTCGACAAGCTCAAGGGCTTCGCGCAGGACTCCGGCGAAGGCCGGTGGACGGTGGAGGCGGCGATCGACAACGCCGTGCCGCTGCCCGCGATCACCGCCTCGCTGTTCGCCCGCTTCGCCTCCCGCCAGGACGACTCCCCGCAGATGAAGATGATCGCCGCGCTGCGCAACCAGTTCGGCGGCCACGCGGTCGAGTCCAAGTAGCAGCACCAGCAGTAGGTCAGCCGGGGGAGGTCGGCGACACCATGCACGTCACGCATCTCTCGCTGGCCGACTTCCGCTCGTACGCCCGGGTCGAGGTTCCGCTCGACCCGGGCGTCACCGCGTTCGTGGGTGCCAACGGGCAGGGCAAGACCAACCTCGTCGAGGCCGTGGGCTATCTCGCCTCGCTCGGCAGCCACCGGGTCTCCTCGGACGCGCCGCTTGTGCGCATGGGCGCCGAACGCGCCGTGATCCGCGCCGCCGTCACCCAGGGCGAGCGCTCCCAGCTGATCGAGCTCGAACTGAACCCGGGCCGCGCCAACCGGGCCCGGATCAACCGGTCCTCGCAGGTCAGGCCGCGCGACGTGCTGGGGATCGTACGGACCGTGCTGTTCGCGCCGGAGGATCTTGCGCTGGTCAAGGGCGACCCCGGCGAGCGGCGTCGTTTCCTCGACGAGCTGATCACCGCGCGCTCGCCCCGGATGGCGGCCGTACGCTCCGACTACGACCGCGTCCTCAAGCAGCGGAACACCCTGCTGAAGTCCGCCGCGATGGCCCGCCGGCACGGCGGCCGCGGCATGGACCTGTCCACGCTCGACGTGTGGGACCAGCACCTCGCCCAGGTCGGCGCCGAACTGCTCGCCCAGCGCCTCGACCTGATCGCCGCCCTGCAACCGCTCGCGGACAAGGCGTATGAGCAACTCGCCCCGGGCGGCGGCCCGTTGGCGCTCGAATACAAGCCGTCGGCGCCCGGCGGCGGCCACACCCGCGAGGAGCTGTACGGCCAGCTCATCGCGGCCTTCGCGGACGTCCGCAAGCAGGAGATCGAGCGCGGCGTGACCCTGGCCGGGCCGCACCGCGACGACCTCC
Protein-coding sequences here:
- the rnpA gene encoding ribonuclease P protein component, coding for MLPTENRLRRREDFATAVRRGRRAGRPLLVVHLRSGTTDPHAPGESAPPTRAGFVVSKAVGVAVVRNLVKRRLRHLMRERLSQLPPGSLVVVRALPGAGDADHAQLARDLDAALARLLGGGAR
- the recF gene encoding DNA replication/repair protein RecF (All proteins in this family for which functions are known are DNA-binding proteins that assist the filamentation of RecA onto DNA for the initiation of recombination or recombinational repair.), with protein sequence MHVTHLSLADFRSYARVEVPLDPGVTAFVGANGQGKTNLVEAVGYLASLGSHRVSSDAPLVRMGAERAVIRAAVTQGERSQLIELELNPGRANRARINRSSQVRPRDVLGIVRTVLFAPEDLALVKGDPGERRRFLDELITARSPRMAAVRSDYDRVLKQRNTLLKSAAMARRHGGRGMDLSTLDVWDQHLAQVGAELLAQRLDLIAALQPLADKAYEQLAPGGGPLALEYKPSAPGGGHTREELYGQLIAAFADVRKQEIERGVTLAGPHRDDLLLRLGELPAKGYASHGESWSYALALRLASYDLLRAEGNEPVLVLDDVFAELDAKRRERLAELVAPGEQVLVTAAVDDDVPGILAGVRYEVAAGEVARV
- the dnaA gene encoding chromosomal replication initiator protein DnaA; protein product: MADVPADLAAVWPRVLEHLLGEGQQGIEPKDKQWIERCQPLALVADTALLAVPNEWGKRVLEGRLAPLISETLSRECGRTIRIAITVDDSVGDSAPPAPQQPSGQQRYQEDPYGRPADDGLPTVRPAYPGEYQQRPEPGSWPRSQEDLWQQPRLGGFQDRDSSNDQWREPYGGSRPQQPQHDYRSPQLPDRGQYDQDHGQYDQGRGGYEQPKPQPYEQQRHEQRSERRELPDGQPPQRGGSGHLAPSPSGGAPAKGGPGEPHARLNPKYLFDTFVIGSSNRFAHAAAVAVAEAPAKAYNPLFIYGESGLGKTHLLHAIGHYARSLYPGTRVRYVSSEEFTNEFINSIRDGKGDTFRKRYRDVDILLVDDIQFLASKESTQEEFFHTFNTLHNANKQIVLSSDRPPKQLMTLEDRLRNRFEWGLTTDVQPPELETRIAILRKKAVQEQLNAPPEVLEFIASRISRNIRELEGALIRVTAFASLNRQPVDLGLTEIVLKDLIPGGEDSAPEITASAIMAATADYFGLTVEDLCGSSRSRVLVTARQIAMYLCRELTDLSLPKIGAQFGGRDHTTVMHADRKIRALMAERRSIYNQVTELTNRIKNG
- the dnaN gene encoding DNA polymerase III subunit beta, translating into MKIRVERDVLAEAVAWVARSLPARPPAPVLAGLLLKAEDGALSFSSFDYEVSARVSVDAEVDEDGTVLVSGRLLADICRALPNRPVEISTDGVRATVVCGSSRFTLHTLPVEEYPALPQMPTATGTVPGEVFASAAAQVAIAAGRDDTLPVLTGVRIEIEGDRVTLASTDRYRFAVREFLWKPENPDASAVALVPAKTLLDTAKALTSGDTVTLALSGSGAGEGLIGFEGAGRRTTTRLLEGDLPKYRTLFPTEFNSVAVIETAPFVEAVKRVSLVAERNTPVRLSFEQGVLILEAGSSDDAQAVERVDASLEGDDISIAFNPTFLLDGLSAIDSPVAQLAFTTSTKPALLSGKPALDAEADDAYKYLIMPVRLSG
- the gnd gene encoding phosphogluconate dehydrogenase (NAD(+)-dependent, decarboxylating), whose protein sequence is MELGLVGLGKMGGNMRERIRRAGHTVIGYDRNPDVADVHSLKELVDSLKGPRVVWVMVPAGAATQSTIDELGELLSPGDIVVDGGNSRWTDDEKHAVELGLKDIGFVDCGVSGGVWGLENGYALMYGGDAENVAKVQPIFDALKPEGDFGAVHAGKVGSGHFSKMVHNGIEYAMMQAYAEGWELLEKVDSVTDVREVFRSWQEGTVIRSWLLDLAVNALDDDEHLDKLKGFAQDSGEGRWTVEAAIDNAVPLPAITASLFARFASRQDDSPQMKMIAALRNQFGGHAVESK
- the rpmH gene encoding 50S ribosomal protein L34 produces the protein MSKRTFQPNNRRRAKTHGFRLRMRTRAGRAILANRRGKGRASLSA